The nucleotide window GCCCGCCCCCAGGCGGTTCGCTTTATCGTTTTGGCTTTGGAACCCGTCCAACTGGCTAGGACTTTTCAGAGCCAAAATTTCACGCTGAGCATGCTGCAATTTGAAACTCAACTGGGTCACCAACTCGTCGGAAGAAAGCACCAACTTGCTGCCCCTAACAACCCAACCTGAGCCGTTGCAGTCAGTGCATATCAGCTCATAAAACAGCCCTTTCACAACCGCTTTTCCCTCGCAGATCGAGCAGGACTCCAGCTCGACCCGTTCTCGCTTAAAGCCAGGCACTCGTCCCTTCTGCATGATTTGAAACCTCGCCCTTAACAAATTGCGGAATTGACTCGCAGGCCACGCTATTCAAGGCGTCTACGAGGTTTTGCGAATCTTCATATCTAACGCCTGTCTGCTCATGAATCGCCTTGAAGCCGCGCCCATCTAACCAGTTGTGCCACTTCACCAGCGCCAGTCGACGCTGTTCCTTGGCCTGGGTGTTGATGTAGGTCGAAGCGATCTTGCCGAGGGAATGGTTCAACAGCATCTCGCCGATATGGCCGTCGACGCCCAGGTCGGTCCACGCGGTACGGGCCACCTTGCGCAGGTCGTGACTGGTCCAAGCGCCCTGCCCCAGCCGGGTAAACACGGCACTGGCCTGGTTGTCACTCAGCACCTTCCCTCGACGGGAAGGGAACAGAAATGGACCCTCGTAACCTTGGGCGGATTGTTGATCACGGTAGCGGCGAAGCAACGCGCATACTTGGTCGGTCAGTGGTACTCGAAGCTCGGTCTTGCTCTTGGTGTGTTCGGCCGGCAGGAACCACTCACGTTCAGGCAGCGTAATGTCGGCCCAGCGCGCCTGGCGGGTTTCGCCAATACGGGTGCCGTGGCACAGCATCATCAGGGCCAGCATGGCGTCACCTGGCGCACTCTCGAAGCGCTCGGTCAGCTGCGCCACCAGCTCGGGCAACTGGACATCGCGCAGGCGGGCCGGTTTCGGCAGAATGCGTGCTGTGGTGAAGTTGACGAACTTGAGTTCTGCCAGCGGGTTGGCTGGGATCAGGTCCAGCTTACGGGCCTGACGAAAGGCCACAGCGAGCAGGCGGTACAACTGCTGGACGTACGACAGCGACAACTCTTCC belongs to Pseudomonas sp. B21-015 and includes:
- a CDS encoding site-specific integrase, yielding MNVLIKTLTVKLSDAEIQRNAKLEHVRDLRDASHPALHFRYAKNRARGSWYLLNKRKWHRIGAFPDLSTKQVVAALPAVRLRVAADGAASVSGWVTVGELLDWFGDRMARSRALSAKRRSAGKSAISCQLKPRLGDLLIRDVSAQTLDKLLMWPAQEELSLSYVQQLYRLLAVAFRQARKLDLIPANPLAELKFVNFTTARILPKPARLRDVQLPELVAQLTERFESAPGDAMLALMMLCHGTRIGETRQARWADITLPEREWFLPAEHTKSKTELRVPLTDQVCALLRRYRDQQSAQGYEGPFLFPSRRGKVLSDNQASAVFTRLGQGAWTSHDLRKVARTAWTDLGVDGHIGEMLLNHSLGKIASTYINTQAKEQRRLALVKWHNWLDGRGFKAIHEQTGVRYEDSQNLVDALNSVACESIPQFVKGEVSNHAEGTSAWL